A section of the Pseudomonas sp. Q1-7 genome encodes:
- a CDS encoding TetR/AcrR family transcriptional regulator, whose translation MTSIRLDKRDLILAKGSQVMTRRGYHGTGVQEIVQAAGIPKGSFYHYFASKEDFALQALEYLYRPRLERYAQALGHSALSPRERILGYYRELLAHFASREKPEYHCFIGSLSFEMAELSPAIGEQVESILQGSADILQACLEDAVAAGELSADEDCANLAAFIANAWQGVLTRLKVGGGTAPLHAFVERLELLLRA comes from the coding sequence ATGACCAGTATCCGACTCGACAAACGCGACCTCATCCTCGCCAAGGGTTCCCAGGTGATGACCCGCCGTGGCTACCACGGCACCGGCGTGCAGGAGATCGTCCAGGCCGCGGGCATCCCCAAGGGCTCCTTCTATCACTACTTCGCCAGCAAGGAAGACTTCGCCCTGCAGGCCCTGGAGTACCTCTACCGGCCGCGCCTGGAGCGTTATGCCCAGGCGTTGGGCCACTCCGCCCTGAGCCCGCGCGAGCGCATTCTCGGTTACTACCGCGAGCTGCTGGCGCATTTCGCCAGCCGCGAAAAGCCCGAGTACCACTGCTTCATCGGCAGCCTCAGCTTCGAAATGGCCGAGCTGTCCCCCGCCATCGGCGAACAGGTGGAGAGCATCCTGCAGGGTTCGGCGGACATCCTCCAGGCCTGCCTGGAAGACGCCGTGGCCGCCGGCGAGCTGTCGGCCGACGAAGACTGCGCCAACCTCGCCGCCTTTATCGCCAACGCCTGGCAGGGTGTGCTCACCCGCCTGAAGGTGGGCGGCGGGACCGCCCCCCTGCATGCCTTCGTGGAACGCCTGGAGCTGCTGCTCCGGGCCTGA
- the cysZ gene encoding sulfate transporter CysZ, translating into MPAPTLSGPQYLGQGLKLVLSPGLRLFVLLPLTVNLLLFAALIGFAVQEFSGWVDAFMPSLPEWLSFLQYLLWPLFVVLVLVLVFFSFTMLANVIAAPFNGFLAEKVEVVVRGQDDFPAFSWAELMAMIPRTVGRELRKLAYFLPRAGALLILSFIPGINLLAAPLWIVFGIWMMAVQYIDYPADNHKLGWNEMLAWLREKRWQSLGFGGITYLALMVPFVNILMMPAAVAGATLFWVREQGDLALQKQNGQVVR; encoded by the coding sequence ATGCCTGCACCCACACTCTCCGGGCCGCAGTACCTCGGCCAGGGACTGAAACTGGTCCTCAGCCCCGGCCTGCGTCTGTTCGTCCTGCTGCCGCTGACCGTCAACCTGCTGCTGTTCGCCGCCCTGATCGGCTTCGCCGTGCAGGAATTCAGCGGCTGGGTCGACGCTTTCATGCCCAGCCTTCCCGAGTGGCTGAGCTTCCTCCAGTACCTGCTCTGGCCGCTGTTCGTCGTGCTGGTTCTGGTGCTGGTGTTCTTCAGCTTCACCATGCTGGCCAACGTCATCGCCGCGCCCTTCAACGGCTTCCTCGCGGAAAAGGTGGAGGTGGTGGTACGCGGCCAGGACGACTTCCCGGCCTTCAGCTGGGCCGAACTGATGGCGATGATCCCGCGCACCGTCGGCCGCGAGCTGCGCAAGCTGGCCTACTTCCTGCCGCGTGCCGGCGCCCTGCTGATCCTCTCCTTCATTCCGGGCATCAACCTGCTGGCCGCGCCGCTGTGGATCGTCTTCGGCATCTGGATGATGGCGGTGCAATACATCGACTACCCGGCGGACAACCACAAGCTGGGCTGGAACGAGATGCTCGCCTGGCTGCGGGAGAAGCGCTGGCAGAGCCTGGGGTTCGGCGGCATCACCTACCTGGCGTTGATGGTGCCCTTCGTGAACATCCTGATGATGCCCGCCGCCGTGGCTGGCGCGACGCTGTTCTGGGTGCGCGAGCAAGGCGACCTGGCGCTGCAGAAGCAGAACGGCCAGGTGGTTCGCTGA
- a CDS encoding glycosyltransferase family 4 protein — protein MTTAPLYISLISETFLPEVNGVANTLGRLCDGLRAAGHRLQLVRPRQSCDQSRRSDDELLLIRGWPLPGYPGLQWGQSCLHKLLRRWRLNKPDVLYIATEGPLGLSALRAARRLGIPVVSGFHTNFQQYTGHYGAGLLTRLLTNYLRWFHNATRLTLVPSVSQLQDLTRRGFERLQLLARGVDGQLFNPARRCPQLRAQWGLGEQDIAVLHVGRLAAEKNLGLLGETFQHLQQRYPHQRLKLVVVGDGPQRTSLQRTLPEATFCGIQRGEDLARHYASGDLFLFPSLSETFGNVVLEALASGLAVVAFDQAAAAQHIRHGHNGALALPDEPASFVEAAVWLLEDPERLRRVRLNARMHAGRQGWEAIIQQFEQYLLHAHRPEPEAPAGSSLPPRV, from the coding sequence ATGACCACAGCGCCCCTCTACATCTCGCTGATCAGCGAAACCTTCCTGCCCGAAGTCAACGGTGTGGCCAATACCCTCGGCCGCCTCTGCGACGGCCTGCGTGCCGCCGGCCATCGACTGCAACTGGTGCGGCCGCGGCAATCCTGCGACCAGAGCCGCAGGAGCGACGATGAGCTGCTGCTGATCCGTGGCTGGCCACTGCCCGGTTACCCCGGCCTGCAATGGGGCCAGTCCTGCCTGCACAAACTGTTGCGCCGCTGGCGGTTGAACAAGCCGGACGTGCTCTACATCGCCACCGAGGGCCCCCTTGGCCTTTCCGCCCTGCGCGCCGCGCGGCGGCTGGGGATTCCGGTGGTGAGCGGCTTCCATACCAACTTCCAGCAATACACCGGGCATTACGGCGCGGGCCTGCTGACGCGCCTGCTGACCAACTACCTGCGCTGGTTCCACAACGCTACGCGGTTGACCCTGGTGCCCAGCGTCAGTCAGCTGCAGGACCTCACCCGGCGCGGCTTCGAGCGCCTGCAACTGCTCGCGCGCGGGGTCGACGGCCAGTTGTTCAACCCCGCCCGCCGCTGCCCGCAACTCCGCGCGCAATGGGGCCTGGGCGAGCAGGACATCGCCGTGCTGCATGTCGGCCGCCTGGCCGCCGAGAAGAATCTCGGCCTGCTCGGCGAAACCTTCCAACACCTGCAGCAGCGCTATCCACACCAGCGCCTGAAGCTGGTGGTGGTGGGCGACGGCCCGCAGCGGACATCACTTCAGCGGACCCTGCCGGAGGCGACCTTCTGCGGCATACAACGCGGCGAGGACCTGGCGCGGCACTACGCCTCGGGGGATCTGTTTCTGTTTCCCAGCCTGTCGGAGACCTTCGGCAACGTGGTGCTGGAAGCCCTGGCTTCGGGCCTGGCGGTCGTGGCCTTCGACCAGGCCGCGGCGGCCCAGCACATCCGCCACGGACACAATGGCGCCCTGGCCCTGCCCGATGAACCGGCGAGCTTCGTCGAGGCTGCCGTCTGGCTGCTGGAGGACCCGGAACGCCTGCGCCGCGTGCGCCTCAATGCACGGATGCACGCCGGCCGACAGGGTTGGGAAGCCATCATCCAGCAGTTCGAGCAGTACCTGCTGCACGCACACCGCCCCGAGCCGGAAGCGCCCGCCGGTAGCAGCTTGCCACCCCGCGTTTAG
- the trxB gene encoding thioredoxin-disulfide reductase produces MSEARHSRVIILGSGPAGYSAAVYAARANLKPLLITGMQAGGQLTTTTEVDNWPGDPHGLTGPALMQRMQEHAERFETEIVFDHINAVDLAGKPFTLVGDSGTYSCDALIIATGASARYLGLPSEQAFMGKGVSACATCDGFFYRNREVAVVGGGNTAVEEALYLANIASKVTLVHRRETFRAEKILQDKLKARVAEGKIELRLNAEVDEVLGDEMGVTGVRLKRNDGGSDELKVDGLFVAIGHTPNTSLFEGQLALKDGYLVVNGGRDGNATATNIPGVFAAGDVADHVYRQAITSAGAGCMAALDVERYLDAL; encoded by the coding sequence ATGTCCGAAGCACGTCATTCGCGGGTCATCATCCTCGGTTCCGGCCCGGCCGGTTACTCTGCGGCTGTCTACGCCGCCCGCGCCAACCTCAAGCCGCTGCTGATCACCGGCATGCAGGCAGGCGGGCAGCTGACCACCACCACCGAAGTCGACAACTGGCCCGGCGACCCCCACGGCCTCACCGGCCCGGCCCTGATGCAGCGCATGCAGGAACACGCCGAGCGCTTCGAGACCGAGATCGTCTTCGACCACATCAACGCCGTGGACCTGGCCGGCAAGCCCTTCACCCTGGTGGGTGACAGCGGCACCTACAGCTGCGACGCCCTGATCATCGCCACCGGCGCCAGCGCCCGTTACCTGGGGCTGCCCTCGGAGCAGGCCTTCATGGGCAAGGGCGTGTCCGCCTGCGCCACCTGCGACGGCTTCTTCTACCGCAACCGTGAAGTGGCGGTGGTAGGTGGCGGCAACACGGCCGTTGAGGAGGCGCTGTACCTGGCCAACATCGCCAGCAAGGTGACCCTGGTGCATCGCCGCGAAACCTTCCGTGCCGAGAAGATTCTCCAGGACAAGCTGAAGGCGCGGGTCGCCGAGGGCAAGATCGAGCTCAGGCTGAATGCCGAGGTGGACGAAGTGCTGGGCGATGAGATGGGCGTCACCGGCGTGCGTCTGAAGCGCAACGACGGCGGCAGCGACGAGTTGAAGGTGGACGGCCTGTTCGTCGCCATCGGCCATACCCCGAATACTTCGCTATTCGAAGGCCAACTGGCCCTCAAGGATGGCTACCTGGTGGTCAACGGCGGCCGTGACGGCAACGCGACTGCCACCAACATCCCCGGCGTGTTTGCCGCTGGCGACGTGGCCGACCATGTCTACCGCCAGGCCATCACCTCCGCCGGCGCCGGCTGCATGGCCGCACTGGATGTCGAGCGATACCTGGATGCGCTGTAA
- a CDS encoding NADH:flavin oxidoreductase has protein sequence MTAPAQALFEPFRLGGLELPTRVVMAPMTRSFSPGGVPNAKVVEYYRRRAAAGVGLIITEGTTIGHKASNGYPHVPRFFGDDALAGWKAVVDAVHAEGGRIVPQLWHVGNVRRLGTEPDAGVPGYGPIEKVKDGQVVVHGMTREDIQDVVAAYAQAARAAQAIGMDGVEIHGAHGYLIDQFFWDGSNQRSDEYGGSLANRSRFAIEVIQAIRAAVGPDFPIIFRFSQWKQQDYSARLVTSAEALGDFLKPLAEAGVDIFHCSTRRFWEPEFDGSDLNLAGWTRRLTGKPTITVGSVGLDGEFLQFMVKTDKVAQPANIEGLLERLNKEEFDLVAVGRALLVDPDWAVKVRDGRMQDILPFSRDALASLV, from the coding sequence ATGACCGCTCCCGCACAAGCCCTCTTCGAACCCTTCCGCCTCGGCGGCCTGGAACTGCCCACCCGCGTGGTGATGGCGCCGATGACCCGCTCCTTTTCCCCGGGCGGCGTGCCCAACGCCAAGGTGGTGGAGTACTACCGTCGCCGCGCCGCCGCTGGGGTCGGCCTGATCATCACCGAGGGCACCACCATCGGCCACAAGGCGTCCAACGGCTATCCCCATGTGCCGCGCTTCTTCGGTGACGACGCCCTGGCTGGCTGGAAGGCGGTGGTCGACGCGGTGCACGCCGAAGGCGGCCGCATCGTCCCGCAGCTCTGGCACGTGGGCAACGTGCGCAGGCTGGGCACCGAGCCGGATGCCGGCGTCCCCGGCTACGGCCCGATAGAGAAGGTGAAGGACGGCCAAGTGGTGGTCCACGGCATGACCCGCGAAGACATCCAAGACGTGGTCGCCGCCTACGCCCAGGCCGCTCGCGCCGCCCAGGCCATCGGCATGGACGGCGTGGAAATCCACGGCGCCCACGGTTACCTGATCGACCAGTTCTTCTGGGACGGCAGCAACCAGCGCAGCGATGAATACGGTGGCAGCCTGGCCAATCGTTCGCGCTTCGCCATCGAAGTGATCCAGGCCATCCGTGCCGCCGTCGGCCCGGACTTCCCGATCATCTTCCGCTTCTCCCAGTGGAAGCAGCAGGACTACAGCGCGCGCCTGGTGACCAGCGCCGAAGCCCTGGGCGACTTCCTCAAGCCCCTGGCCGAGGCAGGTGTGGACATCTTCCACTGCTCCACCCGCCGCTTCTGGGAGCCGGAATTCGACGGCTCGGACCTCAACCTGGCCGGCTGGACCCGCCGGCTCACCGGCAAGCCCACCATCACCGTCGGCAGCGTCGGCCTGGATGGCGAGTTCCTGCAGTTCATGGTCAAGACCGACAAGGTTGCCCAGCCAGCCAACATCGAGGGTCTGCTGGAGCGCCTGAACAAGGAAGAGTTCGACCTGGTGGCCGTCGGCCGTGCTCTGCTGGTGGACCCCGACTGGGCGGTGAAGGTGCGCGACGGGCGGATGCAGGACATCCTGCCGTTCAGCCGGGACGCGCTGGCGAGCCTGGTGTAA